Proteins found in one Prochlorothrix hollandica PCC 9006 = CALU 1027 genomic segment:
- the uraH gene encoding hydroxyisourate hydrolase: protein MTGRLTTYILDTTQGCPAANLGVELWILDPRVESQTQLLVTHTNDRGTTDEPLIMEPELETGTYELIFLVGDYFRHQGVVLDKPPFLTEIPIRFGMADTAAHYHIALLISPWAYSVSKG, encoded by the coding sequence ATGACCGGTCGATTGACAACCTATATCCTGGACACGACCCAGGGTTGTCCTGCTGCAAATCTGGGGGTCGAGCTTTGGATTCTGGATCCCCGTGTCGAAAGTCAAACTCAGTTACTGGTTACCCACACCAACGATCGGGGTACAACTGACGAGCCTTTAATTATGGAGCCAGAGCTAGAGACGGGCACCTATGAACTGATTTTTTTGGTTGGCGACTATTTTCGCCACCAAGGGGTGGTGCTGGATAAGCCCCCCTTCCTGACGGAAATTCCCATTCGCTTCGGCATGGCGGACACAGCGGCCCACTATCACATTGCTCTCCTCATTTCCCCTTGGGCCTATAGCGTTTCTAAAGGTTAA